A genomic stretch from Oreochromis niloticus isolate F11D_XX linkage group LG11, O_niloticus_UMD_NMBU, whole genome shotgun sequence includes:
- the LOC100691514 gene encoding tumor necrosis factor receptor superfamily member 11B isoform X3, with amino-acid sequence MFVGNSIIATALFLLSGSLCGASVVDPVPTFDHRDPVTGEILKCPKCPPGTFMSAHCTATTRTQCQSCRDGHFTDLWNYLPRCLYCSNICTGNQEVETECSPTTNRICRCKEGFYSADDFCIRHTECGPGYGVQTKGETLRTFLSGFFHSHRMRVGKMKKFVSKYILTSLEERRNLPKQRETLMDHIIDWLAKAPEEKLRKIPDMLRASDLNSMAKKLKKRLHEIKQQNPNCSLTIDEVNNAL; translated from the exons ATGTTTGTTGGGAACTCA ATTATCGCGACAGCGCTGTTCCTGCTCTCCGGTTCACTCTGTGGTGCCTCAGTGGTGGATCCTGTTCCCACCTTTGACCATCGAGACCCGGTAACCGGAGAAATCCTCAAATGTCCCAAGTGTCCACCAGGCACGTTCATGTCTGCTCATTGCACTGCCACCACACGCACACAGTGTCAGTCGTGCAGAGATGGCCACTTCACCGATCTGTGGAACTACCTGCCCAGGTGTCTGTACTGCAGCAACATTTGCACAGGTAACCAGGAGGTGGAAACAGAGTGCTCCCCGACAACCAACAGGATCTGTCGGTGCAAAGAAGGCTTTTACTCGGCTGATGACTTCTGTATCAGGCACACAGAGTGTGGCCCCGGATACGGGGTTCAAACCAAAG GTGAGACTCTCAGGACATTCCTCTCAGGATTCTTCCATTCACACAGGATGCGTGTaggaaaaatgaagaaatttgTTTCCAA ATACATCCTTACCTCGTTGGAAGAGAGGCGCAATCTCCCCAAACAGAGAGAGACTCTCATGGATCACATCATAGACTGGCTGGCAAAGGCTCCAGAGGAAAAGCTGAGGAAGATTCCTGACATGCTAAGAGCTTCAGATCTTAACTCCATGgcaaaaaaactaaagaagaGACTCCATGAGATTAAGCAGCAGAACCCAAACTGCAGCTTAACAATTGATGAAGTAAACAATGCTCTCTAG
- the LOC100691514 gene encoding tumor necrosis factor receptor superfamily member 11B isoform X2: MFVGTSIIATALFLLSGSLCGASVVDPVPTFDHRDPVTGEILKCPKCPPGTFMSAHCTATTRTQCQSCRDGHFTDLWNYLPRCLYCSNICTGNQEVETECSPTTNRICRCKEGFYSADDFCIRHTECGPGYGVQTKGETLRTFLSGFFHSHRMRVGKMKKFVSKYILTSLEERRNLPKQRETLMDHIIDWLAKAPEEKLRKIPDMLRASDLNSMAKKLKKRLHEIKQQNPNCSLTIDEVNNAL; encoded by the exons ATGTTTGTTGGAACCTCA ATTATCGCGACAGCGCTGTTCCTGCTCTCCGGTTCACTCTGTGGTGCCTCAGTGGTGGATCCTGTTCCCACCTTTGACCATCGAGACCCGGTAACCGGAGAAATCCTCAAATGTCCCAAGTGTCCACCAGGCACGTTCATGTCTGCTCATTGCACTGCCACCACACGCACACAGTGTCAGTCGTGCAGAGATGGCCACTTCACCGATCTGTGGAACTACCTGCCCAGGTGTCTGTACTGCAGCAACATTTGCACAGGTAACCAGGAGGTGGAAACAGAGTGCTCCCCGACAACCAACAGGATCTGTCGGTGCAAAGAAGGCTTTTACTCGGCTGATGACTTCTGTATCAGGCACACAGAGTGTGGCCCCGGATACGGGGTTCAAACCAAAG GTGAGACTCTCAGGACATTCCTCTCAGGATTCTTCCATTCACACAGGATGCGTGTaggaaaaatgaagaaatttgTTTCCAA ATACATCCTTACCTCGTTGGAAGAGAGGCGCAATCTCCCCAAACAGAGAGAGACTCTCATGGATCACATCATAGACTGGCTGGCAAAGGCTCCAGAGGAAAAGCTGAGGAAGATTCCTGACATGCTAAGAGCTTCAGATCTTAACTCCATGgcaaaaaaactaaagaagaGACTCCATGAGATTAAGCAGCAGAACCCAAACTGCAGCTTAACAATTGATGAAGTAAACAATGCTCTCTAG
- the LOC100691514 gene encoding tumor necrosis factor receptor superfamily member 11B isoform X1 produces the protein MFVGNSIIATALFLLSGSLCGASVVDPVPTFHHRDPVTGEILKCPKCPPGTFMSAYCTATTRTQCQPCRDGHFTDLWNYLPRCLYCSNICTGNQEVETECSPTTNRTCRCKEGFYSADDFCIRHTECGRGYGVQTKGTQQTNTVCEKCPAGYFSSSSSAVDLCVKHQECSSGQSVLLTGSAYSDTVCGTCESLANGGETLRTFLSGFFHSHTMRVGKMKKFVSKYILTSSEERCSLPKQREPLMDHIIDWLAKAPEEKLRKIPDMLRASELNSMAEKLKKRLHEIKQQNPNCSFTIDEVNNAL, from the exons ATGTTTGTTGGGAACTCA ATTATCGCGACAGCGCTGTTCCTGCTCTCTGGTTCACTCTGTGGTGCCTCAGTGGTGGATCCTGTTCCCACCTTTCACCACCGAGACCCGGTAACCGGAGAAATCCTCAAATGTCCCAAGTGTCCACCAGGCACGTTCATGTCTGCTTATTGCACTGCCACCACACGCACACAGTGTCAGCCGTGCAGAGATGGCCACTTCACCGATCTGTGGAACTACCTGCCCAGGTGTCTGTACTGCAGTAACATTTGCACAGGTAACCAGGAGGTGGAAACAGAGTGCTCCCCGACAACCAACAGGACCTGTCGGTGCAAAGAAGGCTTTTACTCGGCTGATGACTTCTGTATCAGGCACACAGAGTGTGGCCGCGGATACGGGGTTCAAACCAAAG GTACACAGCAGACAAACACTGTTTGTGAAAAGTGTCCAGCGGGATATTTTTCCAGCTCATCTTCTGCGGTGGATTTGTGTGTAAAACATCAGGAGTGCTCCAGCGGGCAGAGCGTACTCCTCACTGGCTCAGCCTATTCTGACACCGTGTGTGGCACCTGTGAGAGTCTTGCAAACGGAG GTGAGACTCTCAGGACATTCCTCTCAGGATTCTTCCATTCACACACAATGCGTGTaggaaaaatgaagaaatttgTTTCCAA ATACATCCTTACCTCGTCGGAAGAGAGGTGCAGTCTCCCCAAACAGAGAGAGCCTCTCATGGATCACATCATAGACTGGCTGGCAAAGGCTCCAGAGGAAAAGCTGAGGAAGATTCCCGACATGCTAAGAGCTTCAGAGCTTAACTCCATGGcagaaaaactaaagaagagACTCCATGAGATTAAACAGCAGAACCCAAACTGCAGCTTCACAATAGATGAAGTAAACAATGCTCTCTAG